The genomic window GAGAATATGTTGAATATGAGGATATTCCTAAATTAGTGGAAGACGCCTTCCTTGCAACAGAGGATGTCCGGTTCTATAAGCACCATGGAATGGACTTAAAGCGTTTAGCCGGGGCAGTTCTGGCAAACTTTACCCGCGGTTTTGGTTCAGAAGGCGCCAGTACCATTACCCAGCAGGTAGTGAAAAATTCTTTTCTAAATAATAATAAAACATTAAGCAGAAAAGCTCAGGAAGCATGGCTGGCCTTTCAGCTTGAGCGTAAATATACGAAGCAAGAAATATTTGAGATGTATGTTAATAAGATCTGGATGGAAAATCGCAGTCATGGGGTTTTAACAGCTTCTCAAGTTTACTTTGGAAAGAACCTTGATGAACTTACACTTCCCGAAGCTGCTTTGCTTGCAGGCTTGCCGCAAAGTCCGGCAAACTATAATCCTTTTAAACATCCAGACCGGGCAGAAAAAAGAAGGAATATCGTTCTTTCCCTAATGAATCAGCATGGCTTCATTTCAAAAGAGGAAATGGAAGCAGCAAAGGCAGTATCTGTTGAATCCTCACTCGTTCCCGAAGAGGAAAGAAAACAAAACGATTCTCCTTATGATTCCTTTGTGGATATCGTAATTGACGAGGTTCAGAAAAAGTATCCTGATCTTGACATTTCTTCGGATGGCTTAACGATTTATACAACATTAGATACAAATGCACAGGATTATATGGAAAAAATGTTAAATACAAATGAAATTATTGATTTCCCAGATGAGGAATTCCAAGCCGGGATTACTTTGCTTGATACTAAAACTGGTGAAATTCGAGCTATTGGCGGCGGAAGAAATCTTAAAGTAAAGCGTGGGTTTAATTTTGCCCAAGATACGAAGAGACATGCCGGATCCACGTTTAAGCCAATTATTGATTATGGGCCAGCCATTGAATATTTAAAATGGGGCACCTTCTATACTCTTGACGATAAACCATACACTTATTCAAATGGGACGAAAATAAATAACTGGGACCGAAAGCATATGGGTCCGATGTCAGCGCGTGAGGCTTTAGCACGTTCAAGAAATATTCCCGCCCTGCAAACATTACAGGCGGTTGGACTTGATAAAGCAAAACAATTTGCTAATAGCATCGGATTTGATATAAAGGAAGTTTTCGAATCGTATTCCATTGGTGCATACGAGGTTTCACCGATGCAAATGGCTGGAGCATACAGTGCATTTGGCAATAACGGCATTTACACTGAACCTCATTCCATCACGGCCATTGAAATGCGTGATGGTTCAAAGATTGATGTAGCTCCAGATTCAAAACCAGTCATGAAGGATTACACTGCCTTTATGATTTCAGATATGCTTAGAAGTGTTATGAAAGATTCTTATGGAACGGGTAAATTAGCTAATATTTCAAACCTTCATGTTGCAGGTAAAACAGGTACAACTAATTACACTCCACAAGAAATAAAGGATTGGGATATTCAAAATGGAGGCATTCCAGATGCATGGTTTGCCGGATATACGACCAACTATACAGCTGCTGTGTGGACTGGTTATAAAGAAAAGAAAAACTCAATAGCTCCAAAGGATCAAAAGCTTGCTATGCTTCTTTTCAAAAATTTAATGGCGCATGTTTCTACAGGAGTAGAAACACCTGACTTCCCTGTTCCAAACAGTGTAGAAAAAGTTGCGATAGAAAAAGGCTCAATCCCAGCAAAGCTAGCAGGTGAATTTACACCAAAAGATCAAATCATATATGAGTATGCGGTGAAAGGAAATGCACCAACAGAAGTATCCGAGAAATTCGATAAGCTTGATTCTCCTTCAAACCTAAACGCAGCTTATGATGAAATGGTCAATGAAATACTATTAACTTGGGATTATCCAGAAGAAATAGAGAACGTTCAGTTTGAAGTGACTGCAGCATTAGACGATGGGGCAGACCAGCTATTACAGGTCATTACTGAAAAAGGCATTAAGGTTGCTGCTCCAGTACCAGGCGGCATTTATCAGTTCAAGGTAACAGCAATCAGAGATGACCAAAGAAGTGACCCTGCTCTCGTAAAGGTTGAAATTCCTTTACCTGAAGTTGACGATGGTTATGGAGAAGATAATGGCCAAGGGTACGAGGATGGTCTTCCTGGCGATAATGGAACCGGGAATGGCAATGGGCAAGGCAACGGTAACGGACAAGGAGATGGTGATGGAGACGGTGGTGATGATGACCAGTCTGACTCTAATCCTATAATCCCTCCAATTGTAAATCCACCAGGAACTGGCGGACAGTAGGCTGGATTTTTTCTATCCGCGATTCCATTTAACTAACAAAAAAAGCGTCCTAAGCTTAATGCTTAGACGCTTTTTTCATAACTTGTTGTTTCACATATTGTTTATTCATTTCACCTATTAGTTCTGTTAATTGAATAAAAGAGTGATATAAGGATGGTCTCTGCATAATAAATTCGAGCCGTTCTGATATATTGACAGGCTTAATAGCTAATTTACTTAAGTCCAAGCTGTTTGAAAGAACTACGGGAAGCCCATTTCCCCAATAAACGAATTCTAGTAAGAGGCTAATCCCTTTTTTCATGGGTGGCAGCACATGAATGATTTCCCGTTTGGCAAAAAGCGTTTCTAGTAATTCTTTTACCGATTGCCATTCCTTCATTATAGCAGGTATGCTTTCTTCCTGGATTTCCCATGGTTTTACTGCTTGTACCTCTGAAAAGTAGGCGGCCTCATAAAGAAAAGGCTTGGATGCATTCATATATGTCAGTTCATCTTCTTCGACAATTAATTCCTTGCTCTCTGCAAAGAAAAATGGATGAACTAACTCTAAAGGAACTGATAGGGTTATCTCCTTGCTCATTCCCCTAGCTTCCCCTTCATTCTTTTTTTTCCTTCTCTGCATATTTCCAGTAACGGGCAACTCTCACATTGAGGATTTTGTGCTTTACAGTGGTATCTTCCGAAGAAAATCATCCGATGATGCGTAACAGACCATTCATCCATCGGAACCTTCCTCATCAATGTTTTTTCTACTTCTAACACGGAATCTTTCCAACGGCAAATAGCTAATCTCTTACTTACCCGTTCAACATGTGTGTCAACCGCAATCGCTGGAACATCAAA from Bacillus sp. DTU_2020_1000418_1_SI_GHA_SEK_038 includes these protein-coding regions:
- a CDS encoding YpoC family protein; the protein is MSKEITLSVPLELVHPFFFAESKELIVEEDELTYMNASKPFLYEAAYFSEVQAVKPWEIQEESIPAIMKEWQSVKELLETLFAKREIIHVLPPMKKGISLLLEFVYWGNGLPVVLSNSLDLSKLAIKPVNISERLEFIMQRPSLYHSFIQLTELIGEMNKQYVKQQVMKKASKH
- a CDS encoding PBP1A family penicillin-binding protein gives rise to the protein MSEKYQSREERRKQQASKSNNKGKKPANSLFKRIFLTLIALGIVGMLVGAGTFAFMVKDAPKLDEQQLRDPIPSKLLDKDNNLITEIGSERREYVEYEDIPKLVEDAFLATEDVRFYKHHGMDLKRLAGAVLANFTRGFGSEGASTITQQVVKNSFLNNNKTLSRKAQEAWLAFQLERKYTKQEIFEMYVNKIWMENRSHGVLTASQVYFGKNLDELTLPEAALLAGLPQSPANYNPFKHPDRAEKRRNIVLSLMNQHGFISKEEMEAAKAVSVESSLVPEEERKQNDSPYDSFVDIVIDEVQKKYPDLDISSDGLTIYTTLDTNAQDYMEKMLNTNEIIDFPDEEFQAGITLLDTKTGEIRAIGGGRNLKVKRGFNFAQDTKRHAGSTFKPIIDYGPAIEYLKWGTFYTLDDKPYTYSNGTKINNWDRKHMGPMSAREALARSRNIPALQTLQAVGLDKAKQFANSIGFDIKEVFESYSIGAYEVSPMQMAGAYSAFGNNGIYTEPHSITAIEMRDGSKIDVAPDSKPVMKDYTAFMISDMLRSVMKDSYGTGKLANISNLHVAGKTGTTNYTPQEIKDWDIQNGGIPDAWFAGYTTNYTAAVWTGYKEKKNSIAPKDQKLAMLLFKNLMAHVSTGVETPDFPVPNSVEKVAIEKGSIPAKLAGEFTPKDQIIYEYAVKGNAPTEVSEKFDKLDSPSNLNAAYDEMVNEILLTWDYPEEIENVQFEVTAALDDGADQLLQVITEKGIKVAAPVPGGIYQFKVTAIRDDQRSDPALVKVEIPLPEVDDGYGEDNGQGYEDGLPGDNGTGNGNGQGNGNGQGDGDGDGGDDDQSDSNPIIPPIVNPPGTGGQ